The Anastrepha ludens isolate Willacy chromosome 2, idAnaLude1.1, whole genome shotgun sequence genome contains a region encoding:
- the LOC128869269 gene encoding acyl-CoA synthetase short-chain family member 3, mitochondrial, whose protein sequence is MAGQKGSNSSCNVVKNELLGDSHDPVYVDTYNRSISNPSEFWGELGRLVDWSKPWERVMDNSNPPFTKWYSGGYLNACYNAVDRHVLNGNGSKVALIYDSPLTNTVRHVTYQELYDQVTVFAGGLVSLGLQKGDRVVIYMPLIPESIVAMLATVRLGAIHSVVFGGFAASELCTRIEHAEPKFILSANCGVEPGKVVPYLDILHDAVEMSNWKPVCNIIYIRDNILRSSNLNWKTDMLWETVLHLGAPVDCVPVEANEPLYILYTSGTTDKPKGVQRPTGGHLVSLIYTIQKIYGIKPGDVWWGASDLGWVVGHSYICYGPLSLGATSVMYEGKPDRTPDPGQYFRIIEQHRVNALFSVPTAFRVIRRADPEVKYGQKYSLKSLRSIFIAGEHCDMETKSWMERVFKVPILNHWWQTESGSPVTSTCIGFGHSLNPPKYTTGLPFIGYNVKVLKPDGQECETSKLGRIALKLPLPPGFMSTLYKNDELFKKIYFQKYPGYYDTMDAGYKDENDYVYVTARDDDVINVAGHRISTSSLEDAVLRHPDVVDAAVFGVPEPTKGQVPLCLYIPKEDTRKTEAKLSTEIIKIIRDVVGPIAAFRLVAPVEALPRTRSGKTMRKAMADFAKNELIHLPSTIEDPYVFGGLRRALQTLGYAMNAPDPALSIKN, encoded by the exons ATGGCTGGCCAGAAAGGATCTAACAGTAGCTGCAATGTTGTAAAAA ATGAACTGCTTGGGGACTCACACGATCCAGTTTATGTGGACACCTATAATCGCTCCATTTCGAATCCAAGCGAATTTTGGGGCGAACTTGGACGTTTAGTCGATTGGTCTAAGCCATGGGAGCGCGTTATGGACAACAGTAATCCGCCATTTACGAAATGGTATAGCGGTGGATACCTGAATGCCTGTTACAATGCTGTGGACCGGCATGTGCTCAATGGAAATGGCAGCAAAGTTGCGCTGATATATGACAGCCCGTTGACGAACACCGTGCGCCATGTCACCTACCAGGAGCTCTATGATCAG GTTACAGTTTTCGCTGGCGGTCTTGTGAGCTTGGGTCTTCAAAAAGGTGATCGTGTAGTTATCTATATGCCTTTGATTCCGGAGTCAATTGTCGCCATGTTAGCCACTGTACGTTTGGGTGCTATACACTCTGTTGTATTCGGTGGCTTTGCCGCCAGCGAGCTTTGCACACGCATTGAGCATGCGGAGCCAAAGTTTATACTTTCCGCAAATTGTGGCGTCGAGCCTGGCAAGGTGGTGCCCTATTTAGACATATTGCATGACGCTGTTGAAATGTCGAACTGGAAGCCGGTTTGCAATATAATTTACATACGAGATAATATATTACGTAGCTCCAATTTGAACTGGAAAACAGATATGCTTTGGGAGACGGTATTACATTTGGGCGCGCCAGTCGATTGTGTGCCTGTCGAAGCCAATGAACcgctgtatatattatatacgtcGGGTACTACAGATAAACCAAAAGGTGTGCAACGACCAACCGGCGGTCATTTGGTCTCATTGATTTATacgattcaaaaaatttatggcATCAAACCAGGTGATGTGTGGTGGGGCGCTTCTGATTTGGGTTGGGTTGTCGGACATTCGTACATATGTTATGGTCCACTCTCATTGGGTGCGACAAGTGTGATGTATGAGGGTAAACCAGATCGCACACCTGATCCAGGCCAATACTTTAG AATAATCGAGCAACATCGCGTGAATGCACTCTTTTCGGTACCCACAGCTTTCCGTGTTATACGTCGTGCTGATCCTGAAGTCAAATATGGACAAAAGTATTCACTTAAATCCCTGCGCTCCATATTCATTGCTGGCGAGCATTGCGATATGGAAACGAAGAGTTGGATGGAAAGGGTTTTTAAAGTGCCGATACTGAATCATTGGTGGCAGACAGAGTCGGGATCACCAGTTACTTCAACATGTATCGGTTTCGGACATAGTCTGAATCCACCTAAGTACACAACTGGATTACCGTTTATTGGTTATAACG TTAAGGTACTGAAACCAGATGGTCAAGAATGTGAGACCTCCAAATTGGGGCGTATTGCATTGAAGCTACCGCTTCCACCAGGATTCATGTCAACCCTTTATAAAAATGATGAGCTCttcaagaaaatatattttcagaaatatcCG GGCTACTACGACACCATGGATGCTGGTTATAAGGACGAGAACGATTACGTATATGTGACGGCACGCGATGATGACGTTATCAACGTGGCTGGCCATCGCATTTCCACGTCAAGTTTAGAAGATGCCGTGCTAAGACATCCCGACGTAGTCGATGCAGCTGTATTTGGAGTTCCTGAACCGACTAAAGGTCAAGTTCCGCTATGTCTTTATATACCAAAAGAGGATACCCGGAAGACTGAAGCGAAATTGTCAAcggaaattatcaaaattatacgTGACGTTGTTGGACCAATCGCTGCTTTCCGATTGGTTGCGCCAGTAGAAGCACTACCGCGTACACGTTCTGGCAAGACGATGCGTAAGGCTATGGCAGACTTCGCAAAGAATGAGTTGATCCATCTACCATCTACCATTGAAGATCCATATGTTTTTGGCGGATTAAGACGTGCGTTGCAAACCTTGGGTTACGCAATGAATGCACCTGATCCCGCTTTgtctattaaaaattaa